The genomic window TGTGCATTACTGAGCTCTGCCATTGTTTTTATTTACAAATCTCAGCTCGATTACATCTCCAAAATCGCCTCCATCAATAATATTACAAAGAACTAATTGTTAAATACTTAAGCCTTGTTTATATTTTTGAGATGGCTTCTAGTATTAAACGGTTTGAAGAAATATAATCGCGGCATAATAATTCAATACAAAAAACCTTGAACATTGAACCAGAAACTTTGAACACTCCTATTTATTGACCAGCAATTTGAATCCCTTGCCGTGAATGTTTATTATCTCAACTTTAGGATCATCCTTTAAATATTTACGCAAGCGGGTAACGAACACATCCATACTCCGGCTGTTAAAATAATTGTCGTCTTTCCATATCGCATTCAACGCGAAGTTCCGGTCAAGCACATCATTTTTATGCAGGCAAAGTAAACGAAGCAATTCTGCCTCCTTTGTTGTCAAACCTTGCTCCTTCTTCCCCATCTTCAATTTCTGATTCTCATAGTCAAATTGATAATGGCCTATTTCAAAGAACTTAATGGTATTATCCGCAGTAGTTTGATTTTTTGTCCGTCTTAAAATCGCGTTCAACCGGAGCAATAATTCCTCCATGCTGAATGGTTTGGTAATGTAATCGTCCGCGCCTACTGTAAAGCCTTCAATTGCATCTTCTTTCATCGACTTGGCGGTAAGAAAAACAATAGGAACCGATTTGTTCTGCGCACGAATTTCTTTAGCCAGTGTAAATCCGTCTTTCAAAGGCATCATTACATCAAGCAGGCAGAGGTCGTACGAATTCTTTTTAAACAGATCGAATCCTTCCTTGCCGTTTTTAGCCCAGGATGTATCGTAGTTCTTTGCCTCGAGGTATTCCTTGAGCAGGTTACCGAGATTGCTGTCATCTTCGGCTAATAATATTTTTGTTTTTTCTTCTGCCACCATGAGAACTGATTTTGTTAGATTTCTGTTTGTTTATACGGCAGGTGAATAGTAAATGTACTGCCCTTGCCGGGTTCGCTATCCACATGTATCTGACCATTATGTTTCCCGATCACCGCTTTTACATAACTGAGACCAAGACCAAAACCCTTAACGTTATGAATGTTGCCGGTCGGAACACGGTAAAGTGTATCAAATATCTTTTTCTGATTTTCCTTACTTATACCAATTCCATTGTCCTTTACCGAAACAGCGATTCCATGTACACTATCTTGTGTAGAGACTTCAATACGGGGCTTTTGATCAGTATATTTCAGTGCATTGTCAATAAGGTTGAAAATAATATTGGTGATATGAACTTTGTCGGCCTGGATAATTGTTTTGCCTGCATTGAGATATGTGATGATCTCACCCTCCTTTTTATCGACCTGTAATTTGATATTGCTGATCGATTGCAATACGAGCTGGTGTATATCCACATCCTGTATTTTCAATTTAAACTCTCCTTTGTCAAGGATCGCTGTTTGTAAAACATTCTCCACCAAAACGCCTAACCGCTTGTTTTCATCACTGATCATTTTTATATAATTGCCGGTACGCTCAGGAGTTTTGTTTACACTACTATCATTTAATACCTCACAAGCGAGTGATATTGTGGAGATCGGAGTTTTAAATTCATGTGTCATGTTATTTATAAAGTCATTCTTTATTTCAGATAGTTTTTTCTGCCGGAGTATTGTTGAAATAGCGTAATAGAATGAAAATATTAACACCAGAATAAGTACTGCCGAACCGCCAAGCATGAACCATAATGTATTAAGAATATAATTTTTCTGATTCGGAAAATGTATCGCAAGGTAAAGCGGCTCAATGAAAATATTGTCGGGAGTAAGATTAACCCTGTACTTTGAATACAACAGGTTCATTTGCTTACTAGAAGGATTATTGATAATCGCATTATTTAACACGCCATATCGAAATCCCGCATTGACCCCCCTTTCGTTTAACTCATTTTTAACAAGTGAGTCGAGCAGGACGGTGTCGATCTTTTGCTTATAATCATTATATACATTAACACTTACCAGTTCATCAAAAATATCATTTACAACATCTGATTTGTGTGTGATCCAGCGATAGCGCTCATCTGAGGAATCTATTCCCTTTACATTCAGCGAATCATGCGCCCACAATGAACGGATATCAAATGACCGATCTGTAAGCGAATCATCTGTAAAATTTTTTACCCGCCTTTTTTTAACTACTACCCCATTCGAATCCGACAAGTACTCTTCATAAATTTTTACGTGAACCTTTTTGTCAGTAACCTGCATTTTATTCCCATCAAAGATCGTATCGTAAGTTATCTGGGCCGTACTTTTCATTGAATCATTTTGCATCAGCCACCGTATCCCCTGCTTTCGGAAATTCAGCTTGCGGGTGATCTTAGCGGCTGTTGATGTCTTTTCAAATTTATATACGACGTTATTTAATGCCTCATTCACACTTTGGTCGAAATGCTCCTCTTTTAATTCAATAGCATTTTTAACCCAATACAGCTGTGTAAGAATAAGCCCAACAAGAGCAACGCTTATTAAAATTATTATAAACTGTATGTTTCGTTTGTTCATGGCCTCACCCCCGACCCTCTCCTTTAGAATAGGAGAAGAGAATAGTACAAATTTAACCTAAGCATTCACATACCCCGCATGCTTAACTTTTTTTAACAAATCTTAACCGGTCGTTAACAGGGCTGCCCGGGTAGTTGATGTAGTTTTGTGGTGTTGATGCTCAACTAATAAATTTTATAAACCGTCTCTCTCCTAACACCGGCGCACTGTTTGGCTAGGGACACAAAAAATTAACTATGAAAACGAGCAAAATTACAAAATCAGTTATGGTGCTTTCATTGGCAACATTAACAGGGCTAACAGGATGGTCTCAAACCTGGATAAGTCCAAACAACCATCAAATGAAGGTTAAAACTATTACGATCATTGATGGAGATACAACCATTAATGAGCAAACTATTGATCAGGGAGAACTTAAAGACCTCGAAAAAGATCTTGATAAACTCAAAGGTAAAAATGTGAACGTAATGGTTCTGGCGGCGGCGGGCACTGACAAAGCCTTGCCAAACATGGATAGTCTGATGAAAAACATAGAAGTATTCACAAAAGAAACGGGTGATGAAAAGGATCAAAAAAAGAAAGTGAAGAAAGTGATCATCAATAATGACGTTACCAATACAAGCGCTTATAGCTACAATTTCGACACTGAAGATGCTGAACCAGGAGATATAGTAGTTAAAGAGATACGAAATGAATCGAAGGACGGCAAGTCGGAATGTAAAAAAGTAAAGGCAGTAAGTTGTATCAAGGTTATTGAAACTCAAAACACCAAGAACTCCACTCCCACCGGAACAAAAAATGAACTAAAGCTTGAGACATTGAATTTTTATCCGAATCCCTCAAACGGAAAGTTTTCATTGGAATTTGAAACAGGAGATAAAAGCCCGGTTGCTATAACCATTACTGATGTTACAGGGAAACAGGTTTACGCCGAAACCCTTAAAGGAGAAGAAAAATACAAACGTGAGATCGATCTGAATTCGGAAAGCAAGGGTGTATATGTGATCAACCTTCAACAAGGCAAACGATCTGTGGCAAAGAAAATCATCATCGAGTAAATTACCTCCTTTTGTGCAATTTCGATGGTGTTTAAGAGGCGCCCCGGACGGGACGCCTCTTTTCATTCCATTTACCTCAAACCTGTGCGAAAGGCAATACCAACCATACTCATTATGAGCAGTATTTTTGAGATGGATTATACTCAAATTTTACCTATTTTTAAAATCGTTTACAGGATTGTACGCAGAAGGATTCAGGTAAAAAATATATGCAACAGATCAAAAATTATATTAACGGTGAATTAATTGCTCCTGTTGGCACTCAATACATCGACAATTATAATCCCGCTACAGGAAAAGTATATTCATATATTCCCGATTCGGACGGGAAAGACGTACAATTGGCATACGAAGCCGCGGCAAAGGCTTTTCCGGCCTGGTCGCTCACTTCCAAAGAAGAACGCAGCAAACTATTGATCCGCATTGCAGACCTTATTGATAAAAATCACGAAAAACTTTCGCGCGCCGAAAGCACTGATAACGGCAAACCCATTCAATTAGCTCGTGTAGTGGATATACCACGGGCGGCAGCCAATTTCCGTTTTTATGCTACAGGTGTTTTACATTTATCAAGTGAAGCGCAGATCATGGAGGATACTGCCATCAATTACACTTTACATGAACCGGTTGGTGTGGCGGGCTGCATATCGCCCTGGAATTTACCTTTGTATTTATTTACCTGGAAAATAGCTCCTGCTCTTGCGGCCGGCTGCACAGTAGTAGCCAAACCATCGGAAATAACACCGATGACAGCCTATTTACTCAGCGAATTATGTATTGAGGCGGGATTGCCTAAGGGTGTTTTAAATATTGTGCACGGGTACGGACATAAAGTCGGTACAGCGATAACCGCTCACCCAAACATCCCTGTTATTTCATTTACAGGCGGCACTAAAACCGGGGCCGAGATTGCACGTGTGGCAGGGCCTATGTTTAAAAAACTTTCGCTGGAACTCGGCGGAAAAAATCCCAATATTATTTTCGCTGATTGTGATTTTGAACAGATGTTGAAAACAACAATACATTCTTCGTTCTCAAATCAGGGTG from Bacteroidota bacterium includes these protein-coding regions:
- a CDS encoding HAMP domain-containing histidine kinase — translated: MNKRNIQFIIILISVALVGLILTQLYWVKNAIELKEEHFDQSVNEALNNVVYKFEKTSTAAKITRKLNFRKQGIRWLMQNDSMKSTAQITYDTIFDGNKMQVTDKKVHVKIYEEYLSDSNGVVVKKRRVKNFTDDSLTDRSFDIRSLWAHDSLNVKGIDSSDERYRWITHKSDVVNDIFDELVSVNVYNDYKQKIDTVLLDSLVKNELNERGVNAGFRYGVLNNAIINNPSSKQMNLLYSKYRVNLTPDNIFIEPLYLAIHFPNQKNYILNTLWFMLGGSAVLILVLIFSFYYAISTILRQKKLSEIKNDFINNMTHEFKTPISTISLACEVLNDSSVNKTPERTGNYIKMISDENKRLGVLVENVLQTAILDKGEFKLKIQDVDIHQLVLQSISNIKLQVDKKEGEIITYLNAGKTIIQADKVHITNIIFNLIDNALKYTDQKPRIEVSTQDSVHGIAVSVKDNGIGISKENQKKIFDTLYRVPTGNIHNVKGFGLGLSYVKAVIGKHNGQIHVDSEPGKGSTFTIHLPYKQTEI
- a CDS encoding response regulator transcription factor gives rise to the protein MVAEEKTKILLAEDDSNLGNLLKEYLEAKNYDTSWAKNGKEGFDLFKKNSYDLCLLDVMMPLKDGFTLAKEIRAQNKSVPIVFLTAKSMKEDAIEGFTVGADDYITKPFSMEELLLRLNAILRRTKNQTTADNTIKFFEIGHYQFDYENQKLKMGKKEQGLTTKEAELLRLLCLHKNDVLDRNFALNAIWKDDNYFNSRSMDVFVTRLRKYLKDDPKVEIINIHGKGFKLLVNK
- a CDS encoding aldehyde dehydrogenase → MQQIKNYINGELIAPVGTQYIDNYNPATGKVYSYIPDSDGKDVQLAYEAAAKAFPAWSLTSKEERSKLLIRIADLIDKNHEKLSRAESTDNGKPIQLARVVDIPRAAANFRFYATGVLHLSSEAQIMEDTAINYTLHEPVGVAGCISPWNLPLYLFTWKIAPALAAGCTVVAKPSEITPMTAYLLSELCIEAGLPKGVLNIVHGYGHKVGTAITAHPNIPVISFTGGTKTGAEIARVAGPMFKKLSLELGGKNPNIIFADCDFEQMLKTTIHSSFSNQGEICLCGSRIFIERPLYEKFKKEFVAKARELKAGDPANDKTRHGAIVSKQHKEKILSYIELAKQEGGKILCGGNEVKLRGDCADGWFIEPTVIEGLSYNCRTNQEEIFGPVVTLTPFDTEGEVLGYANSTQYGLAGIIWTENLTRAHRMAQHLQSGIIWINCWLLRDLRTPFGGLKNSGVGREGGFEALRFFTEPKNVCIKLK
- a CDS encoding T9SS type A sorting domain-containing protein, yielding MKTSKITKSVMVLSLATLTGLTGWSQTWISPNNHQMKVKTITIIDGDTTINEQTIDQGELKDLEKDLDKLKGKNVNVMVLAAAGTDKALPNMDSLMKNIEVFTKETGDEKDQKKKVKKVIINNDVTNTSAYSYNFDTEDAEPGDIVVKEIRNESKDGKSECKKVKAVSCIKVIETQNTKNSTPTGTKNELKLETLNFYPNPSNGKFSLEFETGDKSPVAITITDVTGKQVYAETLKGEEKYKREIDLNSESKGVYVINLQQGKRSVAKKIIIE